One segment of Balaenoptera ricei isolate mBalRic1 chromosome 8, mBalRic1.hap2, whole genome shotgun sequence DNA contains the following:
- the LOC132371145 gene encoding prostate and testis expressed protein 3-like produces the protein MDKHFLLLLPVVCCIVAVTPLRCITCHLRTQTDRCRRGFGVCVAEKHETCMILKVFQDNILQLSYLVCQRFCRELTYKLNDRTYVHTCCNYNYCNFKNLKYFFS, from the exons ATGGACAAACACTTCTTGTTGCTCTTACCCGTCGTCTGCTGCATTGTGG CAGTGACACCCCTGAGATGCATAACATGCCACCTTCGCACACAGACAGATCGCTGTAGAAGGGGCTTCGGTGTCTGTGTTGCTGAGAAGCACGAGACATGCATGATCTTAAAGGTCTTCCAGG ATAACATCCTCCAGTTATCATATCTGGTGTGTCAGAGATTCTGCAGAGAATTGACATACAAACTCAACGATCGAACTTATGTtcatacatgctgcaactacaatTATTGTAActtcaaaaatctaaaatattttttctcctaa